A stretch of the Argentina anserina chromosome 6, drPotAnse1.1, whole genome shotgun sequence genome encodes the following:
- the LOC126796786 gene encoding uncharacterized protein LOC126796786 — MLPSLFTSTLTRLTPRLPVLVFAATWTACLTLTVALASFSPEVAFVSAISSSSSCGSEASIRVLADVPGDVICLPSHLFSKSKIDFIVPPVFAAVVVAGSAFLVRALGLWEADEAH; from the coding sequence ATGCTCCCTTCTCTCTTCACCTCCACCCTCACGCGTCTCACGCCCCGCCTACCGGTCCTAGTCTTCGCAGCCACGTGGACCGCTTGCCTCACTCTCACGGTGGCTCTGGCCTCTTTCTCTCCTGAGGTTGCGTTTGTCTCGGCCATTTCTTCGTCTTCCTCGTGCGGCTCGGAAGCGTCGATAAGGGTTCTGGCCGACGTTCCCGGAGATGTTATCTGCTTGCCGTCTCACCTGTTCAGTAAGTCCAAGATTGATTTCATCGTGCCTCCAGTTTTCGCGGCGGTCGTGGTAGCCGGCTCGGCGTTCCTAGTCCGGGCCCTTGGCTTGTGGGAGGCAGACGAAGCCCATTGA